In the genome of Triticum urartu cultivar G1812 chromosome 5, Tu2.1, whole genome shotgun sequence, one region contains:
- the LOC125507222 gene encoding RING-H2 finger protein ATL74-like: MGHPDSEAPASSVVYGDAAAPAGAGAASAFETKVVIMLAALFFALLLVIGLNLMVRGALRRVWRGAAAAAGEGRASARVACSGSGIKRRFLRGLPMEVYGCGEDIDDVCAIYLREFVDGEKVRVLPLCGHGFHVRCVDAWLVSHGSCPTCRQPVIKGAPAKAAETNTIVTVVVV; the protein is encoded by the coding sequence ATGGGTCATCCTGATTCGGAAGCGCCGGCGTCGAGCGTTGTCTACGGAGACGCGGCGGCGCCCGCGGGGGCGGGGGCAGCCTCGGCTTTCGAGACCAAAGTGGTGATCATGCTGGCCGCGCTATTCTTCGCGCTGCTCCTCGTCATCGGACTCAACTTAATGGTGCGGGGCGCGCTCCGGCGCGTGTGGCGCGGGGCCGCGGCCGCTGCCGGCGAGGGCCGGGCGTCGGCGCGGGTGGCCTGCAGCGGCAGCGGCATCAAGAGGCGCTTCCTCAGGGGCCTCCCCATGGAGGTGTACGGCTGCGGGGAGGACATCGACGACGTGTGCGCGATATACTTGAGGGAGTTCGTGGACGGCGAGAAGGTGCGCGTGCTACCGCTCTGCGGGCACGGCTTCCACGTCCGCTGCGTCGACGCCTGGCTGGTGTCCCACGGCTCCTGCCCCACGTGCCGGCAGCCGGTCATCAAAGGCGCGCCCGCGAAGGCGGCGGAGACGAACACGATCGTCACCGTCGTCGTCGTGTGA